DNA from Synechococcus elongatus PCC 6301:
ACCGGCGAAGTGCGATCGAGCAACTCACCTGTGACCTAACCAATCGTCTCGAACAATCCATCCAAACCTCGACTCACTGAGTCCGTTCTGCAGTCCAGTCGAGTACGGAGATGGTCTCTCAGGCTGTCAGTCTTATTCGCTAGGGAATTAGAACAGTCGCCCTCGGCGGCCATCCGGCAGAATCGTCCACCAGTTCGTTTTCGCCATCTTTAGCTGCACCGGCGTCAGCTTGGCACCCCGCAAGTTAGCCCCGCAAAGATTCGTGCCCCGCAGGTTGGCATTGCTCAAAATGGCATCGCTGAGATCTGCCTTCTGCAAATTGGCGAAACTGAGATCGGCGTTGCCAAAGTAGGCCTGATGAAGATTGGCTCGTCGCAAATTGGCGCGGTGGAGATTGGCCTGACCAAAATCTGCACGCTCTAACTGAGCGGCAACAAAGAGCGATTCCTTGAGTTGAGCCCCTTGAAAGTTGACGCTGGGCAACTGTGATTCACTCAGGTCAATCCGGTTGAGCGGTTGCTGACTAAAATCACGCCGTCCACGCTGGTAGGTTGCCAGAATGTCACGGGCATTGAGGCTGAGTCGTCCAGCACTGTTATTGCCCGAGGTATTGCTCGTCCCACCTGTCCAAGCGGCGATTTGCTGTGCATCTGCCAGTTGCTCAGGCCGATTGCCACTGCGATCGCGGCGTCGAGCGCGAATGGCCTCAGCTTGACGCTCTTGGGGTGAAGGATAGCCTGATCCGGTTCGTCCAGAGGAGGGTTTGATCGGCGGGGCACCTGGGGGCAAGGCACTGAGGCCCTGAATCAGACTGTCGTGGTAAGGCTGTAAATCCAGAGCCGTCATCACTTGCTCAGCTCGTTGGTAGCGATAGCGCACAGAAGCTGCCAACATCTTGCCGAGTACGGTTGCGAGGGCATCACTGACCTGCACCGAATTACGCCACAACAGCTCGCCAGTAACCGGGTTGTAATCCAGATCTTGAGGGCCTTTCCCGGTCATCAAGAACAGACAGGTCACTCCCAAGGAATAGAGATCGCTGCTGTAGACAGGCCGCATGGCAAGTTGCTCGGGCGGCGCATAACCACGGGTGCCGACAGAGAAGGAGGTCAAGGCTGTCAGGCCACTGCCGCCCTGGATTTGACTGACTTGGTCTTTGACCGCGCCAAAGTCGATCAGGACAAGGCGGCGATCGATGTCGCGGCGGAGCAAATTCGCTGGCTTGATGTCCCGATGAATCACGCCTTGGTTATGCAAATACTGCAGGAGGGGCAGCAGTTCACTCAGGAATTGCTTGGTCGCTGTTTCGCTATAAACTCCCTGCTCCCGTACTTCCTGCTCAAGAGTTTTGCCCCGAATATATTCTTGAACTAGATAAAAGCCTTCGGGGGCTTCGAAATAATCCAACAGTGTCGGGACTTGGGGATGGCTGCCAATGCGGCCGAGGGTTTTGGCCTCCCGCCGGAATAGCTCCCGCGCCATCAGCATAATTTCAGGGTCTTGCACCTGGGGCAGCAGCTGCTTGATGACGCAGAGGGGTTCTCCTGGCAACTGGAGGTCTTGCCCAAGATAGGTCGCTCCAAATCCACCCTGGCCGATCGCCTTGACCACGCGGTAGCGATCGCGCAGCAGGAGCGGTGAGCCGCAAGTGGCGCAGCTGCTGTTAGCGTCGTCGTTATTTGGCTGTCCGCAGTCTGGATTGAGACAGAGAGCCATGAGCAGGGTGCAGGGAAGAACCAGATCTTCTACAGTTGCATCCACTTTAGCGGCGATCGCGGCTTCGCAAAGCCCTCCACCCTTTGCCGATAGAATGATTGAGCCGAAACGGGGCACTCAAGGAAGGCGGTTAGCATGCGGATATCCCTGAACTGGTTGCGCGAGCTGGTCCAGGTTGACCTCGAGCCCGAGGTGCTCGCGGAAAAACTGACCCTAGCGGGTTTTGAAGTTGAAGAAATCGAAGACCGCCGCACTTGGGCCGCCGGGGTTGTCGTGGGTCGGGTCTTGGAACGCGAACAGCACCCAAATGCCGATCGCCTCAGTGTTTGTCAGGTGGAGATTGGCCAAGCAGAACCAGTCACGATCGTCTGTGGTGCCAGTAACGTCCGAGCAGATATCTGGGTCGCTGTCGCCACCTTGGGCAGCTATTTACCCTGCATTGACCTCAAGCTAAAGCCGACCAAACTGCGGGGTGTGCGATCGGAGGGCATGATTTGCTCTCTGTCTGAGCTAGGACTGACCAAAGAATCAGAAGGCATCCACATCTTCCCTGAGGATGCAGGCTTACAAGCGGGGCAGCCCGTTGGCCCCCTGCTGGGGCTGGATGATGTTGTCCTCGATTTAACCTCAACGGCGAATCGGGCTGATGCCCTGAGCCTGATCGGGATCGCGCGGGAGGTGCGGGCCTTAACTGCGGCTACCCTGACGCTACCTGAGGTGGGAACTGCAGACCTATCCCGAACTACCCTGTCTTGGCGATCTCTCTACAAAGTGAAGCCTGGAAGCCACTACAGCGGCACGATCATCGAAGGGGTGACGATCGCGCCCTCGCCGGAGTGGTTGCAAAAGCGGCTGCAACTGGCCGGGATTCGCACGATTAATAATGTCGTCGACATTACCAACTACATCCTGTTGGAGTACGGTCAGCCGCTCCACGCCTTCGACCGTCAGAAACTGCAAGCGATCGCGGGCAGTAGCGATCTTGCGATCGGGGTGCGATCGGCCCAAGCCGGTGAAACGCTGAAGACCCTAGACGATCAGGAACGGACGCTAGCCGAAGCCGCTCTGGTAATTACGGCGGGTGATTGCCCAGTGGCCTTAGCAGGCGTCATGGGCGGTGCTGACAGCGAGGTTAGCCAAGAAACCACCCAACTCCTGTTGGAGGCCGCTTGGTTTGAACCGATCGCTGTGCGTCGGTCAGCTCGGAGCCAAGGGCTGCGCACCGAAGCCTCAGCTCGCTATGAGCGTGGGGTCAATGTGACAGAACTGCCGATCGCGACGCAACGGGCGATCGATCTGTTACTACAAATCGCTGGCGGTACTGTCATCAGCCAAACAGTGGCGACCACCACGCAAACTGAACCGGAGCACAGCATCACCCTGCGCCTCCAGCGGATTAATGAATTGCTTGGCCCTGTTCAAGCAGAAGACGAGGAACTGAAAGATCTCGGTGCCGATGATATTGAGCGGTTGCTAACCGCGATCGGCTGTCATCTAACCTTGGTGGATGATGCGGTTTGGCAAGTCCGCGTGCCACCCTATCGCTACCGCGATCTAGAGCGTGAGATCGACCTGATTGAGGAAGTGGCTCGCCTCTACGGGTACGACAACTTTGGCGAAACCCTACCACCACTGGGCAGTGACGAAGGAGCGCTTTCAATCGATGAAAGTCTGCGCCGCCAAATTCGGGCCGTCTGTCGGGGCGTCGGCCTGACGGAATTACAGCATTACTCCCTAGTCAAACCCGGTAGCGATCGCCAAGTCCATCTGGCTAATCCGCTACTGGCGGAATATTCCGCCCTGCGGCTCGATTTGCTCAGTGGTCTGATCGATGCCTTCCAGTACAACTGGGAGCAGGGTAATGGTCCACTCTGGGGCTTTGAAATCGGTCGCATTTTCTGGCGGGAAGAGGATGGCTTCTTCGAGGCCGATCGCATGGGCGGCATTCTTGGCGGTGATCCCAGCCGAGGCCGTTGGCAGCGCGGGGGCAAAGAGCAGGCGATCGACTGGTATGCCGCTAAAGGGGTCTTGGAAGAAATCTTTGAGCGCTTTGGCCTCACGATTGAGTTTCAGCCCGATCGCCAAGACGATCGCTTCCATCCAGGTCGCACTGCTTCGCTCTGGCTGCAGGGTGATCGCCTCGGACGTTTTGGTCAGCTTCACCCATCACTCTGCGAGGGGCGGGGTCTGCCAGCAGAGGTCTACGCCTTTGAGCTGGATCTCGATGTCTGGCTCGACCACCTCGATCAACCAGAACGGCAAGTACCGCGCTTCCAGCCTTATAGCAGCTTCCCTGCCAGCGATCGCGATTTGGCTTTCTTCGTCGATCAGTCTGTGACTGTGGCGGAATTGGAGCGGATCATTCGCCGTCAGGGTGGAGCCCTCCTCAGCGAAGTCGAGCTATTCGACCAATATTGCGGTGAGCATGTGCCGGAGAACCAGCGCAGTTTGGCCTTCCGTCTCACCTATCGGGCGAGCGATCGCACCCTGACTGAGGCAGAAGTGGAGCCGGTGCACGATCAGGTGCGACAGTCCCTCGTCGAACGCTTCCGCGTCACCCTACGCAGCTAAAACAGTCCTAAAGTGATCGCTATCAGCCTCTCTCCAGTAACGAGGGAGAGTCCTTGCTGGCGATCGCCTTGCCAATTTTTGCGACCCCCCTGCGGGGATCAAAAGTCTCCCTCACAATAGGAGCAGGTTGCCCAAGGCGGCCATGGATACTCCTCGGCTTCATCCCGAAACGATCGCAGCAGTCAAAGAACGGGCCGATATCGTCGATATCGTCTCGGAACAAGTCGTGCTGAAAAAGCGCGGCAAGGATTTTGTCGGCCTCTGCCCGTTCCACGACGATAAATCGCCGAGCTTCACTGTCAGTCCGGCTAAGCAGTTCTACTACTGCTTTAGTTGCGGCGCCGGCGGCAATCCGATCAAGTTCCTGATGGAGCT
Protein-coding regions in this window:
- a CDS encoding serine/threonine-protein kinase; translation: MALCLNPDCGQPNNDDANSSCATCGSPLLLRDRYRVVKAIGQGGFGATYLGQDLQLPGEPLCVIKQLLPQVQDPEIMLMARELFRREAKTLGRIGSHPQVPTLLDYFEAPEGFYLVQEYIRGKTLEQEVREQGVYSETATKQFLSELLPLLQYLHNQGVIHRDIKPANLLRRDIDRRLVLIDFGAVKDQVSQIQGGSGLTALTSFSVGTRGYAPPEQLAMRPVYSSDLYSLGVTCLFLMTGKGPQDLDYNPVTGELLWRNSVQVSDALATVLGKMLAASVRYRYQRAEQVMTALDLQPYHDSLIQGLSALPPGAPPIKPSSGRTGSGYPSPQERQAEAIRARRRDRSGNRPEQLADAQQIAAWTGGTSNTSGNNSAGRLSLNARDILATYQRGRRDFSQQPLNRIDLSESQLPSVNFQGAQLKESLFVAAQLERADFGQANLHRANLRRANLHQAYFGNADLSFANLQKADLSDAILSNANLRGTNLCGANLRGAKLTPVQLKMAKTNWWTILPDGRRGRLF
- the pheT gene encoding phenylalanine--tRNA ligase subunit beta — encoded protein: MRISLNWLRELVQVDLEPEVLAEKLTLAGFEVEEIEDRRTWAAGVVVGRVLEREQHPNADRLSVCQVEIGQAEPVTIVCGASNVRADIWVAVATLGSYLPCIDLKLKPTKLRGVRSEGMICSLSELGLTKESEGIHIFPEDAGLQAGQPVGPLLGLDDVVLDLTSTANRADALSLIGIAREVRALTAATLTLPEVGTADLSRTTLSWRSLYKVKPGSHYSGTIIEGVTIAPSPEWLQKRLQLAGIRTINNVVDITNYILLEYGQPLHAFDRQKLQAIAGSSDLAIGVRSAQAGETLKTLDDQERTLAEAALVITAGDCPVALAGVMGGADSEVSQETTQLLLEAAWFEPIAVRRSARSQGLRTEASARYERGVNVTELPIATQRAIDLLLQIAGGTVISQTVATTTQTEPEHSITLRLQRINELLGPVQAEDEELKDLGADDIERLLTAIGCHLTLVDDAVWQVRVPPYRYRDLEREIDLIEEVARLYGYDNFGETLPPLGSDEGALSIDESLRRQIRAVCRGVGLTELQHYSLVKPGSDRQVHLANPLLAEYSALRLDLLSGLIDAFQYNWEQGNGPLWGFEIGRIFWREEDGFFEADRMGGILGGDPSRGRWQRGGKEQAIDWYAAKGVLEEIFERFGLTIEFQPDRQDDRFHPGRTASLWLQGDRLGRFGQLHPSLCEGRGLPAEVYAFELDLDVWLDHLDQPERQVPRFQPYSSFPASDRDLAFFVDQSVTVAELERIIRRQGGALLSEVELFDQYCGEHVPENQRSLAFRLTYRASDRTLTEAEVEPVHDQVRQSLVERFRVTLRS